Proteins from a single region of Dyadobacter fanqingshengii:
- a CDS encoding glycosyltransferase: MRIVHIIPSLSRGGAERFVVDLCNALANIKDTEIYLISLKDNAVQNSFVSEISDRVTYISFGKKAGFDPKVLLQVTQWIHKVKPDVVNTHTSSFEYLNINVFFNVPSGIKTFHTVHNRAAQECPNSLLKKVRSYYYRTGKVVPITISLDGKATFKNYYDLTNDHLIVNGRPELHVTPELTEVRRTYPVNEKEYLLLNVGRVVEAKNQAMLVRSVQAFNRRVADKKCRLLIIGDLREQNVVNELKDLIKGDPFIDLIGAKENVVDYLSIADAFCLSSHYEGMPISLIEALSLGCIPICTPVGGIKEMLTDKVNGFLSNDTTQAAYLEAIMNFHLSDNKEHIKLNCVQTFAKNYHIRSTAENYYALYRQKTALN, translated from the coding sequence ATGAGAATAGTCCACATTATTCCATCTCTTAGCAGAGGTGGGGCAGAAAGATTTGTTGTTGATCTATGCAATGCGCTTGCCAACATCAAGGATACAGAGATTTATTTGATTTCATTAAAAGATAATGCTGTTCAAAACTCTTTTGTTTCAGAAATTAGCGACCGGGTGACGTATATTTCATTTGGAAAAAAAGCCGGATTCGATCCCAAAGTTTTATTGCAAGTCACGCAATGGATTCACAAGGTGAAACCCGATGTTGTTAATACCCATACCAGTTCGTTCGAATATCTGAACATTAATGTTTTTTTCAATGTCCCGTCAGGCATTAAAACTTTTCATACAGTCCATAACAGGGCCGCTCAGGAATGCCCGAACAGCCTTTTAAAAAAAGTCAGGAGCTATTATTATAGGACGGGCAAAGTAGTGCCAATTACCATTTCTCTCGATGGCAAGGCCACATTTAAAAACTATTATGATCTCACTAACGATCACTTGATTGTCAACGGCCGTCCTGAGCTTCATGTAACTCCGGAATTGACTGAGGTGAGGAGGACTTATCCGGTTAATGAAAAGGAGTATTTGTTGTTGAATGTAGGTCGGGTTGTGGAAGCGAAAAATCAGGCTATGCTGGTGCGTTCGGTTCAGGCTTTCAACCGGCGGGTTGCTGACAAAAAATGCAGGCTGCTAATTATTGGGGATTTAAGAGAACAGAATGTTGTAAATGAACTCAAAGACCTTATCAAAGGGGATCCCTTCATTGATCTGATTGGTGCGAAAGAAAATGTAGTGGATTACCTGTCCATTGCTGATGCCTTTTGCTTATCAAGTCATTATGAAGGAATGCCTATTTCCCTGATTGAAGCGCTGTCGCTCGGCTGTATTCCCATATGCACCCCAGTTGGCGGGATTAAAGAGATGCTTACAGATAAGGTGAATGGCTTCCTCAGCAACGATACAACCCAGGCAGCATATCTGGAAGCAATTATGAATTTTCATCTATCTGATAATAAAGAACATATAAAACTAAATTGTGTCCAGACATTCGCAAAAAACTATCATATCCGCTCAACTGCTGAAAATTATTACGCTTTATACAGGCAAAAAACGGCGTTAAACTAA
- a CDS encoding right-handed parallel beta-helix repeat-containing protein, with protein sequence MKLLSLWATLVFLQLLTLEAYSQRKVLSYDSLKHSSRVSKAVINLNIQKDFGAVPNDTINDHAAFQAASEFINRRKGNCVLIIPTGTYIVGKQEKLKNRDYFYRGTDVIQILNATNVTIRGEAGSKLKYDVGLRFGTFDPADGSSTNITMDCTPKTKTTSSKRADLGRCIVIGSSRNVVIENLELDGNFFSETLNNMNSYNLKCTGKKSAEFDPKKINIGGGYGDCGIQLAHYGVFVSHSGDVVIRKVTAKRFGLDGIQVANSHTEPGQKNVKIIQCKLDFNARTGLALTGGDKMEITGTSLTNTGGCMYASTGTGVDIEAQIDAKRKEKLVTNVKFTNCKFANNSSGEILAKFGLGSSNITFEGCDIKSSTRAINLGRKNTGYKFVNNRISGTKIILLEGQKIDIRDEVQSKSSRTTNTLRTSSPENVFQNNVLVD encoded by the coding sequence ATGAAACTCTTATCACTCTGGGCAACGCTTGTCTTTCTGCAACTTCTAACTTTGGAAGCCTACTCTCAGCGGAAAGTCTTATCCTACGACTCACTGAAACATTCAAGCAGGGTTAGTAAAGCGGTTATTAACTTGAATATCCAAAAGGATTTCGGCGCGGTCCCTAATGACACGATCAATGACCACGCGGCATTCCAAGCCGCGTCTGAGTTCATTAATCGGCGGAAAGGAAATTGTGTATTAATCATCCCAACGGGTACTTACATTGTGGGTAAGCAAGAAAAATTGAAAAACCGCGATTACTTCTATCGTGGCACCGATGTTATCCAGATCTTAAACGCAACGAATGTTACAATCAGGGGTGAAGCCGGAAGCAAACTCAAATATGATGTCGGGTTAAGATTCGGAACGTTTGATCCGGCAGACGGGTCCAGTACTAACATCACGATGGATTGTACGCCGAAAACAAAAACAACGTCCAGTAAGCGCGCCGACCTGGGAAGGTGTATCGTCATTGGAAGCAGTCGCAATGTGGTTATTGAGAATCTGGAATTAGACGGAAACTTCTTTTCCGAAACTCTCAATAATATGAACAGTTACAACCTGAAATGTACCGGCAAAAAAAGCGCAGAATTTGACCCGAAAAAGATTAACATCGGAGGTGGTTACGGCGATTGTGGAATCCAGCTGGCACATTATGGCGTCTTTGTATCACATTCAGGCGATGTTGTAATACGAAAAGTGACTGCGAAGAGATTTGGATTGGACGGCATACAGGTTGCTAATTCTCATACAGAACCTGGTCAAAAAAATGTAAAAATTATACAGTGCAAGCTGGATTTTAATGCCCGGACAGGTCTGGCACTGACCGGCGGCGATAAGATGGAGATTACAGGCACTTCCCTCACCAACACCGGAGGTTGTATGTATGCGTCCACGGGAACCGGCGTTGACATTGAGGCTCAGATTGACGCAAAAAGAAAAGAAAAACTGGTGACTAATGTTAAGTTCACGAACTGCAAGTTCGCCAACAACAGCTCCGGGGAAATTTTGGCTAAATTTGGATTGGGTTCGTCCAATATCACATTTGAAGGGTGTGACATTAAAAGTTCAACCCGGGCGATCAATCTTGGAAGGAAAAACACAGGATACAAATTCGTTAACAACAGGATCAGCGGCACCAAAATTATTCTTTTAGAAGGTCAAAAAATTGACATCAGGGATGAAGTTCAGTCCAAAAGTTCGCGAACCACTAATACATTGCGCACATCGAGCCCGGAGAATGTCTTCCAAAACAATGTATTGGTAGACTAG
- a CDS encoding glycosyltransferase, whose protein sequence is MKVLVITNDISQGGGEKLLASSLPIFKKKGVDIALLLLNAKGSVPAFLSDIQNSSIAIHDLSIDNFYNPLCAWEIRKFLEANSYDVVHVHLFPALYWASLAVSFMKVKPVLIFTEHSNHNKRRNKKYLQKIEQAAYRPYSAIIAITDSVKEKLAQWINQSTKIQTINNGVDLSTIANAPKLDRSALCAQLSIPPNAKLMLMAASFRYPKDQGAVIKACAILGEGYHILLAGEGELKEKTQALAVESGVKNQVHYLGFRTDISSLMKTVDLNILSSAYEGMSGVTLESLAAAVPFLGSDVAGISEIVPGKSFLFDPGNEHDLAGKIASILQNPDLSRSMITEASAFVKKFDMEYMVDKYIQLYEMLLNR, encoded by the coding sequence ATGAAAGTATTAGTAATCACCAATGATATTTCTCAAGGCGGCGGAGAAAAGCTCCTGGCCTCCTCTCTCCCCATTTTTAAAAAGAAAGGCGTTGATATCGCCCTGCTGCTGCTGAATGCAAAAGGATCTGTACCCGCTTTTTTATCGGATATCCAAAACTCCAGTATTGCGATTCATGATCTCAGTATCGACAACTTTTATAACCCGTTATGTGCCTGGGAAATACGCAAGTTTCTTGAAGCAAATTCCTATGACGTTGTTCACGTTCACTTGTTTCCGGCGCTTTATTGGGCAAGCCTGGCTGTCTCATTCATGAAGGTCAAGCCGGTTTTGATCTTTACGGAGCATAGTAATCACAACAAAAGACGTAATAAAAAATATTTGCAGAAAATCGAGCAGGCTGCGTACAGGCCCTATTCTGCTATTATTGCGATTACTGACAGCGTGAAAGAAAAACTGGCCCAATGGATTAACCAAAGCACCAAAATCCAGACCATCAACAATGGCGTGGACCTCAGTACTATTGCCAATGCTCCGAAACTTGACAGATCCGCCTTATGCGCCCAACTGAGCATTCCCCCCAATGCAAAGCTCATGCTGATGGCTGCCAGCTTCAGGTATCCGAAGGACCAGGGAGCGGTTATTAAAGCTTGTGCAATTTTAGGAGAAGGTTATCATATTTTGCTTGCGGGCGAAGGCGAATTGAAAGAAAAAACCCAGGCGCTGGCTGTCGAGTCCGGCGTAAAAAATCAAGTGCATTACCTGGGTTTCCGAACGGATATTTCTTCTTTGATGAAAACCGTGGATTTAAACATTCTTTCATCCGCGTACGAAGGAATGTCTGGCGTTACACTGGAATCGCTCGCGGCTGCGGTTCCGTTTCTTGGTTCAGATGTTGCCGGGATCAGTGAAATTGTACCCGGCAAATCTTTCCTTTTTGATCCTGGGAACGAACATGATTTAGCTGGTAAGATCGCATCCATTCTACAAAATCCCGACTTGTCCAGAAGCATGATAACGGAGGCTTCTGCATTTGTTAAAAAATTTGACATGGAATACATGGTTGATAAATACATCCAACTGTACGAAATGCTGCTAAATCGGTAA
- a CDS encoding right-handed parallel beta-helix repeat-containing protein, whose product MTTWLSKCFCLVLISMLALSSTYTNAIDPIRFSISTSATEVLVNEEFEIKIKADLLNIPTNTVYVFESARAFRLKVILPEGFRQTGGSFNDFIEGELSGNKPSAFYTIKGKFVSAERSGVFQLLRSHKSANSASQFVEVDRLSFGMTEGLPEGAANARIALAGTVSYVPYLSMSALRSIADTATSVFITDQGGAGIFKHNPSSTKADDGALTIITSGKRYERVYSGPVNVEWFGVVGDGATDNTVALQAMLDRADISSIYFPKPAVSYRIKRLNLRSNKTLILDEGTIVEGLGTLGAEERMIMMNNVQNISIKGTNVVFKDQKAKYTSGEQRHIFAMLGVTNVTIEGVAANNSGGDGFYIGVSTTQKFSENVRLINVSADNNRRQGLSIVSGKNIEVVSSVFSNSNGTAPNAGIDIEPNNPDEFLEGIRITNPTTRNNAGGGIVILIDDFKGTNRVVDITITNHNDDGSVYGAYVSRATGAIAGTITFHSPVWKNNRANGFCASNYSSNACTLLVNDPTVINCNVAGSTHAVFGSAILVYREASALGDANVGNVHIIRPRVQDTRSPRKIVSAFAFEDISKKGAVKNCSLIDPVTLDGLDVLKYVHFAVLENLALSDKHEKLTFDIAQANRTLTYGFYKRVFHNATSTGLRTISLNGLPANYPEITFEVRNGQILRLIPHVNDNILPLSANNGKYIQCNVVGSKITLRKTTTNSWQVKEMIGTWTVQP is encoded by the coding sequence ATGACAACTTGGTTATCAAAATGCTTCTGCCTTGTGTTAATCAGTATGCTGGCACTTTCATCTACGTATACAAATGCAATTGACCCCATCCGTTTTTCAATAAGTACATCGGCCACAGAAGTTTTGGTCAATGAAGAATTTGAAATCAAGATCAAGGCAGATCTCTTAAATATTCCTACCAATACAGTTTACGTTTTCGAAAGTGCCCGAGCATTTCGCTTAAAAGTGATCCTGCCGGAAGGATTTCGGCAAACCGGAGGATCTTTTAATGACTTTATTGAAGGCGAATTGAGCGGTAACAAGCCTTCCGCTTTTTACACAATCAAAGGAAAATTTGTGAGTGCCGAGAGATCTGGTGTCTTCCAGCTGCTCAGAAGCCATAAGTCTGCAAACAGTGCCAGCCAGTTCGTCGAGGTGGACAGGCTTTCGTTCGGCATGACCGAGGGCTTGCCGGAAGGAGCGGCAAATGCCCGCATCGCACTCGCAGGAACCGTGTCATATGTCCCTTACCTCAGTATGTCGGCCCTGAGATCCATTGCGGATACTGCCACCAGCGTTTTCATCACAGATCAGGGCGGAGCCGGAATTTTCAAGCATAACCCGTCCTCGACCAAAGCGGATGATGGCGCCCTGACAATCATTACGTCGGGCAAAAGATATGAACGCGTTTACTCGGGCCCGGTAAATGTTGAGTGGTTCGGTGTAGTCGGTGACGGGGCGACAGACAATACTGTGGCGTTACAAGCAATGCTTGACAGAGCGGATATCAGCAGCATCTACTTCCCAAAACCAGCCGTATCTTATCGGATTAAAAGATTGAACCTACGCTCAAACAAAACGCTCATCCTAGATGAGGGTACTATTGTTGAGGGGCTTGGCACTTTGGGCGCTGAGGAAAGAATGATCATGATGAACAATGTGCAAAATATATCCATAAAAGGAACCAATGTTGTTTTTAAAGATCAAAAAGCGAAATATACCAGTGGAGAACAGCGGCATATCTTTGCCATGCTGGGTGTGACAAATGTTACTATCGAAGGCGTTGCTGCAAACAACAGCGGTGGAGACGGTTTTTACATCGGAGTGAGCACCACGCAGAAATTCTCGGAAAATGTTAGACTGATCAACGTTAGCGCCGACAATAACAGACGGCAGGGTCTTTCAATTGTTTCAGGTAAGAACATTGAAGTTGTTAGTTCGGTATTTTCGAATTCAAACGGCACTGCTCCGAATGCCGGGATTGACATTGAACCCAACAATCCTGACGAATTTCTGGAAGGCATCCGCATCACGAACCCGACCACAAGAAACAACGCCGGCGGCGGCATAGTGATACTTATTGATGATTTCAAGGGAACAAATCGCGTGGTAGACATTACCATTACCAATCATAATGATGACGGCAGCGTGTACGGGGCCTATGTTTCCAGGGCAACCGGCGCTATTGCAGGAACCATTACGTTTCATAGTCCGGTTTGGAAAAATAATCGTGCAAATGGCTTTTGTGCCAGCAATTACAGTTCGAACGCCTGCACTCTTCTGGTGAATGATCCCACGGTAATCAACTGCAACGTGGCTGGGTCGACTCACGCCGTGTTTGGCTCGGCAATACTGGTATATCGTGAAGCTAGTGCATTGGGTGACGCGAATGTTGGCAACGTTCATATTATCCGGCCCAGGGTCCAGGATACCAGGAGCCCCAGAAAAATTGTTTCTGCATTTGCATTTGAAGACATTTCAAAAAAAGGGGCTGTTAAAAATTGCAGTCTCATAGACCCTGTAACGCTGGATGGCCTTGACGTCTTGAAATATGTACATTTTGCCGTTTTGGAAAATTTGGCACTATCCGACAAGCACGAGAAACTGACTTTTGACATTGCCCAGGCGAACAGAACCCTTACGTATGGCTTTTACAAAAGAGTATTCCATAACGCAACTTCAACCGGACTAAGGACCATTTCACTGAACGGTTTGCCCGCTAACTATCCTGAAATAACTTTTGAAGTTCGGAACGGACAGATTTTGCGCCTCATACCACACGTAAATGATAACATTTTGCCGCTTTCGGCCAATAATGGTAAGTATATCCAATGCAATGTCGTGGGCAGTAAAATTACGCTTCGCAAAACCACTACAAATTCATGGCAGGTGAAGGAGATGATCGGAACCTGGACAGTGCAGCCTTGA
- a CDS encoding nucleotide sugar dehydrogenase, which yields MHLENKTICVIGLGYVGLPLAVEFGKIFETIGLDIDQQRISELVNHFDRTLEVDSDGLKAAAKLRFTSDPSEIQKASIFIITVPTPVDQFNNPDLTPVRKATETVARNLKVGDIVIYESTVYPGVTEDYCVPILEKISGLTFNQDFFCGYSPERINPGDKHHTLTKIRKVTSGSTPEIAEEVNNLYGAIITAGTFKASSIKVAESAKVIENAQRDINIAFVNELAKIFNLLKIDTSEVLEAAGTKWNFLPFKPGLVGGHCIGVDPFYLAQKAKEVGYHPEIILAGRRLNDSMGSYVATQFIKLLIQSERKIKGQDVLVLGITFKENCPDIRNSRVIDIIRELESYEMNVHVYDPWANKDEVQHEYGITLIDNLEEIEKYQGIIAAVGHDQLLDLQIPSGENGPIVYDVKGIFPKEKMYARL from the coding sequence ATGCACCTAGAAAATAAGACAATTTGTGTAATCGGCCTTGGTTATGTGGGCCTGCCTCTCGCAGTTGAATTTGGTAAAATTTTTGAAACAATAGGGCTTGACATTGATCAGCAAAGAATTAGTGAACTCGTTAATCATTTTGATCGAACACTTGAAGTTGATTCCGACGGTTTAAAAGCTGCCGCAAAATTGAGGTTCACCTCAGACCCGAGCGAGATTCAAAAAGCCTCAATCTTCATCATCACAGTTCCAACCCCGGTTGACCAATTTAACAACCCCGATCTCACTCCTGTCAGAAAAGCCACGGAAACTGTTGCACGAAATTTAAAAGTAGGTGACATTGTCATCTATGAATCAACGGTTTACCCTGGTGTCACGGAAGATTACTGTGTTCCGATCCTCGAAAAAATTTCCGGGTTGACATTTAATCAGGATTTTTTCTGCGGTTATTCTCCGGAAAGGATCAATCCAGGCGACAAGCACCACACTTTAACCAAAATCAGAAAGGTAACTTCCGGATCAACTCCCGAGATCGCAGAAGAAGTAAATAATTTATACGGCGCTATCATTACTGCGGGCACATTCAAGGCGTCAAGCATCAAGGTTGCCGAATCTGCCAAAGTGATAGAAAATGCGCAGCGCGACATCAACATTGCCTTTGTAAACGAACTCGCGAAGATCTTCAACTTGCTGAAAATTGATACGAGCGAAGTGCTGGAAGCAGCTGGAACAAAATGGAACTTTCTTCCTTTCAAACCGGGGCTGGTAGGCGGGCACTGCATTGGTGTAGACCCGTTTTATCTGGCGCAAAAGGCTAAGGAAGTTGGTTACCACCCCGAAATCATTCTGGCCGGCCGAAGGTTGAATGATTCCATGGGCTCGTATGTTGCTACCCAGTTTATCAAACTGCTTATACAAAGTGAACGTAAAATAAAAGGCCAGGATGTGCTGGTTCTCGGAATTACTTTCAAAGAAAACTGCCCGGACATCCGCAATAGCAGAGTAATAGACATTATCAGAGAACTGGAATCTTACGAAATGAATGTTCATGTTTATGATCCATGGGCCAACAAAGATGAAGTCCAGCATGAATACGGGATCACGTTAATCGATAATCTGGAAGAAATTGAAAAATATCAGGGCATCATCGCTGCCGTGGGGCACGACCAATTGCTTGATCTTCAAATACCCTCAGGAGAAAATGGCCCGATCGTTTACGATGTAAAAGGAATATTTCCGAAAGAAAAAATGTACGCCAGGCTGTAA
- a CDS encoding SDR family oxidoreductase, translating into MTFNKYHQQDISSSKFLVTGGAGFIGSNIVAYLVHYQAAKIVVLDNLSTGYLENIAEFINNGQVQFIEGDIRDYKTCTEAMQGIDFVLHEAALGSVPRSINDPITTNDVNISGFLNVLQAAKEAGVKRMVYAASSSTYGDSPSLPKQEAIIGNPLSPYAVTKYVNELYADVFSRTYQFHSIGLRYFNVFGPKQNVNGPYAAVIPLFITQILNGERPVINGDGLTSRDFTFVSNVVQANIKALLTDNIVKHEVFNVACNEQTSLTQLVSAITENLGSSLEPIYKPERKGDVKHSLADISKASNQLHYQPEILFKDGLKETITYFQELIGAS; encoded by the coding sequence ATGACTTTCAATAAATATCATCAGCAGGATATCTCATCCTCCAAGTTTTTAGTAACCGGAGGTGCCGGGTTTATCGGCTCAAATATCGTCGCTTATCTTGTTCATTATCAAGCAGCCAAGATTGTTGTCCTGGATAATTTGTCAACCGGTTATCTGGAAAACATTGCTGAATTTATAAACAACGGTCAGGTTCAATTCATTGAAGGGGACATCCGGGATTACAAAACCTGCACAGAGGCCATGCAGGGAATTGATTTTGTTTTGCATGAAGCAGCTCTCGGTTCGGTTCCGAGAAGTATCAATGACCCTATTACTACCAATGATGTCAATATCAGCGGCTTCCTGAATGTATTGCAAGCTGCCAAAGAAGCCGGAGTAAAAAGAATGGTATACGCTGCATCGTCATCCACTTATGGCGACAGCCCTTCGCTGCCCAAACAGGAAGCGATCATTGGAAATCCTTTATCGCCTTATGCGGTCACCAAATATGTGAACGAACTTTATGCAGATGTTTTTTCCCGCACTTACCAGTTCCATAGCATTGGCCTGAGGTATTTCAATGTTTTTGGGCCAAAACAAAACGTTAATGGGCCATATGCCGCAGTAATTCCGTTATTTATAACTCAAATTTTGAATGGGGAAAGACCTGTGATCAATGGTGACGGACTTACCTCAAGAGACTTTACATTCGTATCAAATGTGGTTCAGGCCAATATTAAGGCGCTGCTTACAGACAACATTGTGAAGCATGAAGTTTTTAATGTGGCCTGCAACGAGCAAACTTCACTGACTCAACTGGTATCTGCCATTACTGAAAATCTGGGCAGCTCACTGGAACCCATTTACAAGCCGGAAAGAAAAGGAGATGTAAAGCATAGCCTCGCCGATATTTCAAAAGCCAGCAATCAATTGCATTATCAACCTGAAATCCTGTTTAAAGATGGCTTGAAGGAAACCATTACGTATTTTCAAGAATTGATTGGCGCGTCCTGA
- a CDS encoding glycosyltransferase family 4 protein, translated as MNKIKLLRITTETYSLRILLKGQLRYMSENGMDVYMSSTPDKHVADMEESQKARFYPLHLSRELTPFKDLIALYNTIRLIRKIKPQIVHTHSPKAGIIGMLAAYICNVPLKMHTVAGLPLMEVTGPKRKLLNFVESLTYWCADWVLPNSQELKQFILDNNLSSDKSKVSVLGNGSSNGIDLEYFSVNPSLLAESRDFREQHGIGEHDIVLAFMGRLANYKGVNELVKAFQILQQHHNNLKLILIGAPEDLNPLEEATDSEIVNNKSIIAVGHQNDVRKFLVSSNIFVFPSYREGFPQALLQASAMGIPCIATNINGCNEMIEDGKTGILIQPKSVQAIVEACEKLIENRQVSERMGMLAQQFVLRNFEQQQLWKAIHSFYNSKSTAQKR; from the coding sequence ATGAACAAAATCAAATTACTTAGAATAACCACTGAAACTTATTCGCTACGTATATTACTCAAAGGACAATTGAGATATATGTCGGAAAATGGAATGGATGTGTATATGTCCAGCACGCCCGACAAACACGTGGCGGATATGGAGGAAAGCCAGAAGGCGCGCTTTTATCCGCTTCACCTTTCCAGGGAGCTGACGCCGTTTAAAGATCTGATCGCCTTGTATAACACCATTCGGTTGATCAGGAAAATCAAGCCTCAGATTGTCCATACACATTCTCCCAAAGCTGGAATTATTGGAATGCTTGCAGCATATATTTGCAATGTTCCGCTCAAAATGCACACCGTCGCCGGCTTGCCGCTGATGGAAGTGACGGGCCCAAAAAGGAAGCTGCTCAACTTTGTAGAGTCTTTGACTTACTGGTGCGCAGACTGGGTTCTGCCTAATTCCCAGGAGCTCAAACAATTCATTCTGGACAACAACCTGAGTTCAGATAAATCAAAAGTGAGCGTGCTGGGAAACGGCAGCAGCAATGGTATCGACTTGGAATACTTTTCTGTGAATCCAAGCCTGCTGGCAGAAAGCCGCGATTTCAGGGAACAACATGGCATCGGCGAGCACGACATTGTACTAGCCTTTATGGGACGGCTCGCCAATTATAAGGGTGTTAACGAATTGGTAAAAGCATTTCAAATTCTTCAGCAGCACCATAATAACCTCAAACTCATTCTGATCGGCGCCCCGGAGGATCTGAATCCGTTAGAAGAAGCCACCGATAGCGAGATCGTTAATAACAAATCTATCATAGCAGTCGGGCACCAAAACGATGTGCGAAAATTTCTGGTCAGTTCAAATATATTCGTGTTTCCAAGCTACAGAGAAGGTTTCCCCCAAGCCCTTTTGCAAGCAAGCGCAATGGGCATTCCATGCATAGCAACCAACATTAATGGCTGCAATGAAATGATTGAGGATGGGAAAACCGGAATTCTGATTCAGCCCAAAAGCGTCCAAGCGATTGTAGAAGCATGCGAAAAATTGATAGAAAATCGCCAGGTCAGCGAAAGGATGGGAATGTTAGCGCAACAATTTGTGCTTAGAAATTTTGAACAGCAGCAGTTATGGAAAGCGATTCATTCATTTTATAATTCAAAATCAACGGCCCAAAAGCGTTGA
- a CDS encoding sugar transferase, with translation MDQTSVSNRKYVHRLLSKNASTDEILIITSYDYFLQKYDLKLLRQIYREIILVPHTADDDYLINYTVRPLLDKFEKVHLVTNPHYDKRNKVIYELVIRKNKSIRITTVYDFCEKNLKKVYIPEDISELNPNITDMPAFGKRVRYPKKIIDVSISIILFLLTLPLWILSYFRIKLQSPGPVFYYQERVGMDNKSFKCIKFRSMALDAESNGATFSKKNDSRTFSYGSFMRMSRIDELPQIINIFKRDLSLIGPRPERQVFTETFDELIPYYNSRHAIKPGITGYAQVMYSYGAGVFDARHKLMYDLYYIKNWSLYLELKIILLTAVVIFGKRGR, from the coding sequence ATGGATCAAACTTCTGTTTCTAATCGAAAGTACGTACATCGATTGTTAAGCAAAAATGCTTCTACCGATGAAATTCTGATTATCACAAGTTATGACTATTTTCTTCAGAAGTACGATCTCAAACTTCTGCGACAGATTTACAGGGAGATCATTCTGGTTCCACATACCGCAGACGATGACTATCTGATCAATTATACTGTAAGGCCTTTACTGGACAAATTTGAAAAAGTCCATCTTGTCACCAATCCACATTACGACAAGCGGAATAAGGTCATTTACGAACTGGTAATCCGTAAAAACAAGTCGATCAGGATCACAACGGTTTACGACTTTTGCGAAAAAAATTTAAAGAAGGTTTACATTCCTGAGGACATTTCGGAATTGAATCCGAACATTACGGATATGCCGGCTTTCGGCAAAAGAGTCAGATATCCAAAAAAGATCATCGATGTCTCCATATCAATCATTCTTTTCCTGCTGACACTCCCACTCTGGATCCTGAGTTATTTCCGGATCAAACTCCAGTCTCCGGGCCCTGTTTTCTATTATCAGGAAAGGGTTGGCATGGACAACAAATCATTCAAATGTATCAAGTTTCGGTCTATGGCACTGGATGCCGAGTCCAATGGTGCAACATTCTCCAAGAAAAACGATTCCAGAACATTCTCATACGGGTCATTTATGAGAATGAGCCGGATTGACGAGCTTCCACAGATCATTAATATATTCAAAAGAGACCTATCACTCATAGGTCCCAGGCCGGAAAGACAGGTTTTCACAGAAACATTTGACGAGCTGATTCCTTACTACAACAGCAGGCATGCTATTAAACCCGGAATCACGGGCTACGCCCAAGTAATGTATTCCTACGGAGCAGGCGTCTTCGATGCGCGCCATAAGTTGATGTATGACCTTTATTACATTAAAAACTGGTCGTTGTATCTGGAATTGAAAATTATCCTGCTCACGGCCGTTGTTATTTTCGGTAAGAGAGGACGCTAG